From the genome of bacterium (Candidatus Blackallbacteria) CG13_big_fil_rev_8_21_14_2_50_49_14, one region includes:
- the pheT gene encoding phenylalanine--tRNA ligase subunit beta, with the protein MKLSYHWLAEYVEIPDAPKPLGLKLTMATAEIEGSEAHGNDTVFDIDNKSLTHRPDLWGHYGFAREVAAIYEKPLKPMALAVLDPASGPVYPVEVLAPADLCPRYNALVIDGIEVGPSPDWLVERLEAVGARSVNNIVDLTNYVLYEVGQPLHAFDRSKLQGAIGVRMATEAEAFEALDGGKHSLSSDMLVIADQEKVVALAGVMGGANSEVDSSTTAMVLESANFHPTSVRRTAAKLAIRTESSMRFEKGLDPVQTETGVRRFVELLKKICPQAKVVSALADHDRSSHETPLIETRYSWINRKLGTELPSAQIEGILTRLGFGVETQEDQLQVRVPSWRATGDIAIPEDLVEEVGRVFGYDNITPLAPLTPVEPVQPSALHTLILRLRQILSGSLRFSEVYNYAFVGEKLLQQCGLTSEGHLALANPLASDQNLMRTSLVPNMLKITAENLRFKKAFAIYEVDRIFQLEAKANTHFEHESFALCALLCDAAWKGGSDQAFYAIKGQAEHLLAQLNLAGELKVYPPAKADALSPWSHPGRTAEIFLGQTQIGQLTQLHPQIAENFGIKAGVGLLELDVSVLLTLPQAGYHFAGVQRYPTVPFDISLICPEKTLIADVEACIKASSPERVKQVKLFDIYRGDNLGADQKSLAFTTTFAAADHTLGPEEIEALQNGVIAALESQHYLVRKG; encoded by the coding sequence ATGAAACTTTCATATCACTGGCTTGCTGAATACGTTGAAATTCCTGATGCCCCCAAACCTTTGGGGTTGAAATTGACCATGGCCACTGCTGAAATCGAAGGCAGTGAGGCCCATGGCAACGATACTGTCTTTGATATCGACAATAAATCGCTGACCCACCGACCCGATCTCTGGGGGCATTATGGCTTTGCCCGTGAGGTCGCTGCGATCTATGAAAAACCGCTCAAACCCATGGCTTTGGCTGTGCTAGACCCAGCTTCCGGGCCTGTTTATCCGGTTGAAGTTTTGGCCCCAGCCGATCTCTGTCCGCGCTATAACGCCCTGGTGATAGACGGCATTGAGGTAGGCCCTTCACCTGATTGGCTCGTGGAGCGTCTTGAAGCGGTGGGGGCACGATCGGTCAACAATATTGTCGACCTTACCAATTACGTGCTCTATGAAGTGGGGCAACCCCTTCACGCTTTTGATCGCAGCAAACTTCAAGGCGCGATTGGGGTGCGAATGGCCACCGAAGCTGAAGCCTTTGAAGCCCTGGATGGAGGCAAACACAGCCTGAGTTCGGATATGCTGGTAATTGCCGACCAGGAAAAGGTGGTGGCCTTGGCGGGTGTGATGGGCGGAGCCAACAGTGAAGTGGATAGCTCCACCACAGCCATGGTGCTTGAATCTGCCAATTTTCACCCCACCAGTGTGCGGCGTACGGCTGCTAAGCTGGCGATTCGCACAGAATCCTCAATGCGCTTTGAAAAGGGTTTGGATCCTGTTCAGACCGAAACAGGTGTGCGTCGTTTTGTAGAATTGCTGAAAAAGATCTGTCCCCAGGCCAAGGTGGTGAGTGCTTTGGCGGATCACGATCGTTCCAGCCATGAAACACCTTTGATTGAAACCCGCTACAGCTGGATCAACCGCAAACTGGGAACAGAGCTGCCCTCAGCTCAGATTGAAGGCATTCTCACCCGTTTGGGTTTTGGCGTTGAAACTCAGGAAGATCAACTGCAGGTGCGTGTTCCCTCCTGGCGGGCCACGGGTGATATCGCGATTCCTGAAGATTTGGTCGAAGAAGTCGGTCGGGTTTTTGGCTATGACAATATTACGCCGCTGGCCCCGCTCACGCCAGTTGAACCCGTTCAGCCCAGTGCCCTGCACACGCTGATTCTGCGCTTGCGCCAGATTCTTTCTGGGTCTTTGCGCTTCAGTGAAGTGTATAATTACGCATTTGTGGGTGAAAAGCTCTTGCAGCAATGTGGGCTGACGTCAGAAGGGCATTTGGCTTTGGCCAATCCGCTGGCCTCTGATCAGAACCTGATGCGTACCTCTTTGGTTCCGAATATGCTCAAAATTACAGCTGAAAATTTACGCTTCAAGAAAGCGTTTGCGATTTATGAAGTGGATCGTATTTTTCAGCTTGAAGCCAAGGCCAATACGCATTTTGAACATGAAAGTTTTGCGCTTTGCGCCCTGCTCTGTGATGCCGCTTGGAAAGGGGGCTCAGATCAAGCCTTCTATGCCATCAAGGGCCAGGCTGAGCATTTGCTTGCCCAACTCAATCTGGCGGGAGAACTGAAAGTTTATCCTCCCGCAAAAGCCGATGCTCTTTCTCCTTGGAGCCACCCTGGCCGCACGGCTGAAATTTTTCTGGGGCAGACCCAAATAGGCCAATTAACTCAGCTTCACCCCCAAATTGCAGAAAATTTTGGCATCAAAGCGGGTGTGGGACTCTTGGAACTGGATGTTTCCGTTCTGTTGACCCTGCCCCAGGCCGGTTACCATTTTGCTGGGGTTCAGAGATACCCTACGGTTCCCTTTGATATATCTTTGATTTGCCCTGAAAAAACCTTGATTGCCGATGTCGAGGCCTGTATCAAGGCTTCTTCCCCTGAACGGGTTAAACAGGTCAAACTCTTTGATATCTACCGAGGGGATAACCTGGGCGCAGATCAAAAAAGCTTGGCGTTTACGACGACGTTTGCGGCTGCCGATCATACCCTGGGGCCTGAAGAGATTGAAGCTCTGCAAAATGGGGTGATTGCTGCACTGGAGTCTCAGCATTATTTGGTACGCAAGGGCTAG
- the lnt gene encoding apolipoprotein N-acyltransferase produces MKQGFQIPLCIVSGLLAALSFSTLSTGWLIWFALIPFFHVLYREPLTLRRGAFLGWVFGMGFYIGIIHWLKELHPLTWLSGVTNELSLLIVYGGILGISLVMSFWPALFGAILGWLNPQGWLRVALPALLWVCLEWAQELGDVSLPWARLAITQFQDLPLLQIVPITGSILIAGIIVAFNVALAQFIDQFAPDPQPRKYWHYPAFKPLALLVMLVLALHGYGWNRLASAPSTEPAEPGEGVLVGLVQGSIPQGQKWGNTPQEFWQNVGEIEKIYFDLSQDLLKKAPPAKQKIVIWPESAVPVPVRFFSEHQKQFEKFAQTHQIFFLTGMFDRKIWDSPSFNGAVLFDPQGQMKSWYYKRQLVPFGEFFPFRDFLGKLPVIGSLVSALNPMKDDVAPGTSASLMETPLGKLGTLICFESVYPHVARQSVSEGAQILAIITNDGWYRDAIALYQHNAHAVLRALENSRYVLRAGNTGISGVIDPWGRIRIQSAPMERTYLYYALDPAQAIRSEQTLYTRWGEWFTYLCMLLLLILAFVAKNKISAQTDLSEV; encoded by the coding sequence ATGAAACAAGGTTTTCAAATTCCCCTTTGTATTGTCTCTGGGCTTTTGGCAGCGCTTTCTTTTTCAACCCTTTCGACGGGTTGGTTGATATGGTTTGCCTTGATCCCTTTTTTTCATGTGCTCTACCGTGAGCCGCTGACCCTGCGCCGAGGGGCATTTTTGGGCTGGGTTTTTGGCATGGGCTTTTATATCGGCATTATCCATTGGCTCAAGGAATTACACCCCCTGACTTGGTTGTCAGGGGTAACAAATGAACTCAGTCTTTTGATCGTCTACGGGGGAATTTTGGGCATCAGCCTGGTCATGTCTTTTTGGCCTGCCCTTTTTGGCGCGATTCTGGGCTGGCTTAATCCCCAGGGATGGTTACGCGTTGCGCTTCCTGCTTTGCTTTGGGTTTGCCTTGAATGGGCACAGGAACTGGGGGATGTTTCTTTGCCTTGGGCCCGTCTGGCGATCACGCAGTTTCAAGATTTGCCGCTTTTACAAATTGTACCGATCACTGGTTCGATTCTGATTGCAGGTATTATTGTGGCTTTTAATGTGGCTTTGGCTCAATTTATCGACCAGTTCGCTCCAGATCCCCAGCCCCGGAAATACTGGCACTATCCTGCGTTTAAACCCTTGGCCTTGCTCGTCATGCTTGTTTTGGCTCTGCATGGCTATGGCTGGAATCGTTTGGCAAGTGCGCCTTCGACAGAGCCTGCCGAACCCGGCGAAGGCGTATTGGTGGGCTTGGTTCAAGGCAGTATTCCGCAAGGGCAAAAATGGGGAAATACCCCTCAAGAATTCTGGCAAAATGTGGGTGAGATTGAAAAGATTTATTTTGATCTTTCTCAGGATTTGCTCAAAAAAGCCCCCCCTGCCAAGCAGAAAATTGTGATTTGGCCTGAGTCTGCCGTGCCGGTACCCGTTCGTTTTTTTTCGGAGCATCAAAAGCAGTTTGAAAAATTTGCCCAAACCCATCAAATCTTTTTCCTGACGGGCATGTTTGACCGCAAAATCTGGGATAGCCCTTCTTTTAATGGGGCGGTGCTCTTTGACCCCCAAGGTCAGATGAAATCCTGGTATTATAAGCGTCAATTGGTTCCTTTTGGAGAATTCTTTCCCTTCCGCGACTTTTTGGGCAAATTGCCTGTGATTGGCAGTTTGGTTTCTGCCCTCAATCCCATGAAAGACGATGTCGCCCCTGGCACCAGCGCCTCCTTGATGGAGACCCCTTTGGGCAAATTGGGAACTTTGATTTGTTTTGAATCGGTTTACCCCCATGTCGCCCGTCAATCGGTTTCAGAAGGCGCTCAGATTCTGGCAATTATCACCAATGATGGTTGGTACCGCGATGCGATTGCGCTCTACCAACACAATGCCCACGCAGTGCTGCGTGCGCTTGAAAACAGTCGCTATGTGCTGCGTGCAGGCAATACAGGTATCAGCGGTGTGATTGACCCCTGGGGGCGAATTCGGATTCAATCTGCCCCTATGGAACGAACCTATTTGTATTATGCTTTGGATCCCGCGCAGGCCATTCGCTCTGAACAAACCCTGTATACCCGTTGGGGAGAGTGGTTTACCTATTTATGCATGCTCTTACTGCTGATTCTGGCTTTTGTGGCGAAAAACAAAATCTCAGCCCAGACAGATCTTTCTGAAGTATGA
- a CDS encoding 4-hydroxy-tetrahydrodipicolinate synthase, whose product MSLKLNMQLCTAMVTPFDPALRLDTERLCQLADYLIAQGSDALVAVGTTGESPTLSHAEKLKVFETLSQHLKGRVPLIAGTGSYSTAEAVQLSQEAEAAGANALLVVNPYYNKPSQEGLYRHFSAVAQAVSIPLILYNHPGRTGVSLSVETVCRLAEHENIVAIKDSSGDLVFITELLRRLPEFSVFSGDDPLTLPILALGGQGVISVVSHLAGREVKALIEAFAEGDMATAQRLNFQLLPLTRALFSAPSPAPVKAALAWCEQPVGGVRLPLIDLNDSEKQVLEGIWKSFCQEGRISA is encoded by the coding sequence ATGAGCCTGAAACTCAATATGCAGCTTTGTACTGCCATGGTTACTCCTTTTGACCCAGCGCTGAGATTGGATACAGAACGCCTGTGCCAGCTCGCAGACTATTTGATAGCCCAGGGATCTGATGCCCTGGTCGCTGTGGGCACAACGGGAGAATCCCCGACCCTGAGCCATGCTGAAAAGCTGAAAGTCTTTGAAACCCTCTCCCAGCACTTGAAGGGCCGTGTTCCCTTGATTGCAGGGACGGGCTCCTATTCGACAGCAGAAGCTGTTCAGCTTTCACAGGAGGCTGAAGCCGCTGGCGCAAATGCCTTGCTGGTCGTAAATCCCTATTATAATAAGCCCTCTCAAGAGGGGCTTTATCGCCATTTCAGTGCGGTTGCGCAGGCTGTCTCTATCCCCCTGATTCTGTATAACCATCCGGGGCGCACAGGGGTTTCGCTGAGCGTTGAAACGGTCTGTCGTTTGGCAGAGCATGAAAATATTGTGGCGATCAAAGACAGTTCAGGTGATTTGGTATTTATTACTGAATTGCTGCGCCGTTTGCCTGAGTTTAGTGTTTTCAGTGGCGACGATCCGCTGACCCTGCCGATTCTGGCCTTGGGGGGCCAAGGGGTGATCAGTGTGGTCAGTCATCTTGCAGGGCGTGAAGTCAAAGCCTTGATTGAGGCCTTTGCCGAAGGCGATATGGCAACGGCTCAGCGTTTAAATTTTCAGCTCTTGCCTTTAACCCGTGCCCTCTTCAGCGCTCCCAGTCCGGCACCCGTCAAGGCTGCCTTGGCCTGGTGTGAGCAACCCGTAGGCGGAGTTCGCCTGCCTTTAATTGATTTAAATGATTCAGAAAAGCAAGTGCTTGAAGGTATTTGGAAATCCTTCTGCCAGGAAGGACGTATTTCCGCATGA
- the arsC gene encoding arsenate reductase (glutaredoxin), whose product MQIYHNPRCSKSRETLALLQEKGAKPEIIEYLKTPPSARELDQICQKLGIEPQALIRSKEALFKELGLSLKDTRSRNEWLKILAEHPSLIERPIVVAGSKAALGRPPENVLDLI is encoded by the coding sequence ATGCAAATTTATCACAATCCCCGCTGCAGCAAAAGTCGTGAAACCCTAGCTCTTTTACAGGAAAAAGGTGCAAAGCCCGAAATTATTGAATACCTAAAAACACCCCCCAGCGCAAGAGAACTGGATCAGATCTGCCAAAAACTGGGAATAGAACCTCAAGCTTTGATTCGCAGCAAAGAAGCGCTTTTCAAAGAATTGGGGCTCAGTTTAAAAGATACACGCAGTCGCAACGAGTGGCTCAAAATCTTGGCGGAGCATCCCAGTTTGATCGAACGCCCAATCGTAGTGGCGGGTTCGAAAGCGGCACTGGGTCGCCCTCCTGAAAATGTACTGGACTTGATTTAA
- a CDS encoding phenylalanine--tRNA ligase subunit alpha — translation MKEQINTLQTQALAEITSASDEATLEALRIHYLGKKGAVRAFFQEMAKLSAEEKSVAGQLVNALKQAVEEALESRKHQLKANKFTDLDQKEWIDVTAPGIQPPQGHLHPITQIQYEIETIFRSMGFQVFDGPQLEDDYHNFEALNIPADHPARDMQDTFWLTNGRLLRTHTSSIQIRAMQGQTPPLRGISPGRVFRYEATDASHENTFYQVEGLMVDKDISVAHLIYVMKVLLKEIFQREVKVRLRPGFFPFVEPGFELDINCLICGGEGCPVCKYEGWVELLPCGAIHPNVLKACDIDPSVYTGFAFGLGLNRLVMMRYGINDIRYFQSGNLQFLEQF, via the coding sequence ATGAAAGAACAGATCAACACCCTTCAAACCCAAGCCCTTGCCGAAATTACATCGGCTTCCGATGAAGCCACCCTTGAAGCCTTGCGTATTCATTACCTGGGCAAAAAAGGAGCTGTGCGGGCCTTTTTTCAGGAAATGGCCAAGCTCAGTGCCGAAGAAAAATCTGTGGCTGGACAGTTGGTGAATGCCCTCAAACAGGCCGTGGAGGAGGCCCTCGAGTCCCGCAAACATCAACTCAAAGCCAATAAGTTTACAGATCTAGATCAAAAAGAATGGATCGATGTCACCGCACCGGGGATACAACCTCCGCAAGGACACCTGCATCCAATTACGCAAATCCAATACGAAATTGAAACGATTTTCCGTTCCATGGGCTTTCAGGTTTTTGATGGCCCCCAACTCGAAGATGACTATCACAATTTTGAAGCCCTGAATATTCCTGCCGATCACCCGGCCCGAGATATGCAGGATACTTTCTGGCTGACCAATGGCCGTCTCTTGCGTACGCATACCTCATCGATCCAGATCCGTGCCATGCAGGGGCAAACTCCGCCTTTGCGCGGTATTTCACCGGGACGTGTTTTTCGTTATGAAGCGACCGATGCTTCTCACGAAAATACCTTTTACCAGGTGGAAGGCTTGATGGTGGATAAGGATATTTCCGTGGCTCACCTGATCTATGTTATGAAAGTACTGCTCAAAGAAATCTTTCAGCGTGAAGTCAAGGTGCGTCTGCGGCCAGGCTTTTTTCCCTTTGTGGAGCCTGGTTTTGAATTGGATATTAACTGCTTGATTTGTGGCGGGGAAGGCTGTCCGGTCTGTAAATATGAAGGTTGGGTGGAGCTTTTGCCCTGTGGCGCGATTCACCCCAATGTTCTCAAAGCCTGTGATATTGACCCTTCAGTCTATACAGGTTTTGCCTTTGGTCTGGGCCTCAATCGCCTGGTAATGATGCGTTATGGCATCAATGACATCCGCTATTTTCAAAGCGGAAATCTGCAGTTCCTGGAGCAATTCTAA
- a CDS encoding ribonuclease J, with protein MSEEIKEQYSVIPLGGIREIGKNMWLVSNEKQMLIIDCGLKFPGEDLYGVDYLLPDFSYVIENQEKLAGIILTHAHEDHVGGLVPLMEKLDSPPPLYATELSLGLLEERVTDIEEGYKSLFHPITGREITEIGSFKVEFMHVCHSISGAVGLAVHTPDGAIVFTGDFKLDPTPIDQKPTDYFKFAELGEQGVLLLIADSTNATQPGYTISEKEVAESFVNAFYRAKGRIIVATFASSLHRIQQVVNRCAEFDRKVAFVGRSMERITAKAYELGYLTYPEGLVVSLEVLDSLPADKVAIITTGSQGEPMAALSRMASGKYNQVQIRQGDTVIISATPIPGNERSIYQNINKLIERGAQVLYDSRKGLHASGHASQEELKLMLNLTKPRYFVPTHGEFRQMTRHKELAESVGIASENIFLLDLGDHLLVSESEAQVSERVTAGEIMVAGRGHGYLDAKELRERHKMVKDGVLFASCTLDEKGQLASVPRLMSKGFIIEDDPVTLYQNAGEQLASLLRNYMQKHENVTLTSEKGEILIQDMLGRIIYSLTRRRPVIVPLVHHLGE; from the coding sequence ATGAGTGAAGAAATCAAAGAACAGTACAGCGTGATTCCCCTGGGGGGAATTCGTGAAATCGGAAAAAATATGTGGCTGGTCAGCAATGAGAAGCAGATGTTGATCATTGACTGTGGCTTGAAGTTTCCAGGGGAAGACCTCTATGGCGTAGATTATTTGCTCCCAGATTTCAGCTATGTGATTGAGAACCAGGAAAAACTGGCGGGCATTATCTTAACCCATGCCCATGAAGACCATGTCGGCGGTTTGGTGCCTCTGATGGAAAAACTGGATTCTCCGCCCCCCCTTTATGCCACAGAGCTTTCTTTGGGCTTGCTCGAAGAGCGGGTGACGGATATTGAAGAAGGTTACAAATCACTCTTTCACCCGATTACAGGGCGCGAGATCACCGAGATTGGCAGTTTCAAAGTTGAGTTTATGCATGTCTGCCACAGTATTTCTGGAGCCGTGGGGTTGGCTGTGCATACTCCGGATGGGGCGATCGTCTTTACAGGGGATTTTAAGCTTGACCCCACGCCGATTGATCAAAAACCCACTGATTATTTCAAATTTGCAGAATTGGGCGAGCAGGGCGTTTTGCTCTTGATTGCCGACAGTACCAATGCCACCCAGCCGGGCTATACCATTTCTGAAAAAGAAGTGGCAGAAAGTTTCGTCAATGCCTTTTATCGGGCCAAAGGCCGGATTATTGTGGCGACCTTTGCTTCCAGCCTTCACCGCATTCAACAGGTGGTCAATCGCTGTGCTGAGTTTGATCGCAAGGTGGCCTTTGTCGGTCGCAGTATGGAGCGGATTACCGCCAAGGCCTATGAGTTGGGGTATTTGACCTATCCTGAGGGCTTGGTGGTCAGTTTGGAAGTGCTCGACAGCCTGCCTGCCGACAAGGTCGCGATTATCACCACCGGCAGCCAAGGCGAACCCATGGCTGCCCTTAGTCGCATGGCCAGCGGCAAATACAATCAGGTGCAGATTCGCCAGGGTGATACCGTGATCATTTCGGCAACGCCGATTCCGGGCAATGAACGATCGATTTATCAGAATATCAACAAGCTGATCGAACGCGGGGCGCAGGTGCTCTATGATTCCCGCAAGGGGTTGCATGCTTCTGGCCATGCCAGTCAGGAAGAACTCAAGCTGATGCTGAATTTGACTAAACCCCGTTATTTTGTTCCCACCCATGGTGAATTCAGGCAAATGACCCGCCACAAAGAATTGGCCGAATCTGTGGGCATTGCTTCAGAAAATATTTTTCTCTTGGATCTTGGCGATCATCTCTTGGTTTCAGAATCTGAAGCCCAGGTCAGTGAACGTGTGACGGCAGGTGAGATCATGGTGGCCGGGCGGGGCCATGGTTACCTCGATGCCAAAGAATTGCGCGAGCGGCATAAAATGGTCAAAGACGGTGTCCTTTTCGCTTCTTGCACCCTGGATGAAAAGGGGCAATTGGCATCTGTTCCGCGCTTGATGAGCAAAGGTTTTATTATCGAAGACGATCCCGTAACGCTCTACCAGAATGCGGGTGAACAATTGGCCAGTCTTTTGCGCAATTATATGCAAAAGCATGAAAACGTAACCCTAACTTCTGAAAAAGGAGAAATCTTGATTCAAGACATGTTAGGACGGATTATTTACAGTCTCACGCGTCGGCGGCCCGTGATTGTGCCCCTGGTGCATCATTTAGGAGAATAA
- a CDS encoding aspartate aminotransferase family protein, with translation MPRKPAMTSSSFQLPKSGRTKADLFQDMHKIKEKDVNWKEGKVFSLVFYAGEDILEVLKEAHQMFMSENGLNPGAFPSLRKFEAEVVAMVAGLLNGDSEVVGNMTTGGTESILLAVKTARDYALSRFPDLREPEIVLPLSAHPAFEKACHYFNLKPVHIPLRDDYRVDISAFQRALSSKTVLGVGSAPAYPHGVMDPIEELSEICRSREIPFHVDACVGGLMLPFVRKLGYPIREFDFRLPGVTSISADLHKYGYAAKGASTVLYRSAELWRHQFYVYTDWPGGIYPSPTMTGTRAGGTIAAAWAVMNYLGEEGYLRIAKEVMEATRWLMQEVNKIEGLHVISNPEMSIFAIGSEELDIYAVGDEMTVRGWHLDRQQNPACLHMTVNHGHVQSTRQFIADLEASVAAARKLSWSNVSSKVQVSLVRGLSRLLPEKVFSQVLSKSNSAGPKGGQVPKRTAAMYGMIGSLPNRGDVEEMVLDFMETTYRPDPPEGKKTRKKPTK, from the coding sequence ATGCCCAGGAAACCAGCCATGACTTCATCTTCTTTTCAATTGCCCAAATCAGGCCGCACAAAGGCCGATCTCTTTCAGGACATGCACAAAATCAAAGAAAAGGACGTGAACTGGAAAGAGGGCAAAGTCTTCAGTCTGGTTTTTTATGCCGGAGAAGATATTCTCGAAGTGCTGAAAGAAGCCCACCAGATGTTCATGTCTGAAAACGGCTTGAACCCCGGAGCCTTTCCCAGTTTGCGCAAATTTGAAGCGGAAGTGGTCGCCATGGTGGCAGGCCTCTTGAATGGGGATTCAGAAGTGGTAGGCAATATGACCACCGGCGGAACCGAGAGCATTTTGCTGGCAGTTAAAACAGCCCGTGATTATGCCCTCAGCCGCTTTCCCGATTTAAGAGAACCCGAAATCGTTCTGCCTCTCAGTGCGCATCCTGCCTTTGAAAAAGCCTGCCATTATTTCAACCTCAAGCCCGTGCATATTCCCCTGCGGGACGACTACCGTGTTGATATTTCGGCCTTTCAACGGGCCTTGAGCAGCAAGACGGTTCTGGGCGTGGGTTCGGCCCCAGCCTATCCCCACGGTGTAATGGATCCGATTGAAGAACTTTCAGAAATTTGCCGGTCACGGGAGATTCCCTTTCACGTCGATGCCTGTGTCGGCGGGCTGATGTTGCCCTTTGTACGCAAACTGGGATATCCGATTCGTGAGTTTGATTTCCGCCTGCCCGGTGTCACCTCGATTTCAGCAGATTTACATAAATACGGCTATGCGGCCAAAGGGGCCTCGACCGTCCTTTACCGCTCAGCAGAACTCTGGCGGCATCAGTTCTATGTCTATACTGACTGGCCAGGCGGCATTTATCCCTCTCCCACCATGACCGGAACCCGTGCCGGCGGAACCATTGCCGCGGCCTGGGCTGTCATGAACTATCTGGGGGAAGAGGGCTATCTGCGCATCGCCAAAGAGGTCATGGAAGCCACCCGCTGGCTGATGCAGGAAGTGAATAAGATTGAGGGCTTACATGTGATCAGCAATCCCGAAATGAGCATTTTCGCGATTGGCTCAGAGGAATTGGATATCTATGCCGTGGGAGACGAAATGACCGTTCGGGGCTGGCATTTGGATCGCCAGCAGAATCCAGCCTGTTTGCACATGACCGTCAACCATGGCCATGTCCAGAGCACACGACAGTTTATCGCCGATTTGGAAGCTTCGGTGGCCGCAGCGCGAAAGCTGAGCTGGAGCAATGTCTCTTCAAAAGTGCAAGTCTCTTTGGTAAGAGGCCTCTCTCGCCTGCTGCCAGAAAAAGTATTCAGCCAGGTACTCTCCAAATCCAATTCGGCCGGCCCCAAAGGGGGACAGGTTCCCAAGCGAACAGCCGCCATGTATGGCATGATTGGCTCCTTGCCCAACCGGGGCGATGTGGAAGAAATGGTTCTCGACTTTATGGAAACCACCTACCGGCCCGACCCCCCTGAAGGCAAAAAAACACGTAAAAAACCCACGAAATAA
- the amrB gene encoding AmmeMemoRadiSam system protein B produces the protein MSYTRYPAVAGRFYPDNPQVLTEMVDGYLAKAASPDKAQNLRVVVAPHAGYIYSGPVAGYSYRQLESLDPKTHWKIFILGPSHRYPLRGVSVCAFDQYQTPLGMIPVSPLAKELAEKLGFIPEADLMEHSLEVQLPFLQRALKSFEIIPIVIGAAPPKQLAQILLPYSQQADVLFVISTDLSHYHSYEEARRIDAIANHAIPALDFQEMADKGDACGMIGVLTAIEIARIEGWQGHFLDYRNSGDTAGPRDQVVGYGAYSFTAPVQN, from the coding sequence ATGAGTTATACACGCTACCCTGCCGTCGCAGGACGATTTTATCCCGATAACCCACAGGTTTTGACGGAAATGGTGGATGGCTATCTTGCAAAAGCCGCTTCCCCCGATAAGGCGCAAAACCTGCGCGTGGTTGTCGCCCCCCATGCCGGTTATATTTACTCTGGCCCCGTGGCTGGGTACAGTTACCGCCAGTTGGAAAGCCTTGACCCCAAAACCCATTGGAAAATCTTTATCCTGGGCCCCTCTCACCGCTATCCCCTGCGGGGCGTTTCAGTCTGTGCTTTTGATCAATATCAAACCCCGCTGGGCATGATTCCCGTCTCTCCGCTGGCAAAAGAATTGGCTGAAAAATTGGGCTTTATACCAGAGGCGGATTTGATGGAGCATTCGCTTGAAGTTCAGCTGCCTTTTTTACAAAGAGCCCTGAAATCCTTTGAAATTATCCCGATTGTGATCGGAGCCGCCCCCCCCAAACAACTTGCACAGATTCTGCTGCCCTATTCCCAGCAAGCCGATGTGCTGTTCGTCATTTCAACCGACCTGAGTCATTATCACAGCTATGAAGAAGCACGGCGGATTGATGCCATTGCAAACCATGCGATTCCTGCCCTTGATTTTCAGGAAATGGCAGATAAAGGCGATGCCTGCGGCATGATTGGCGTATTAACTGCCATCGAAATCGCACGGATTGAAGGGTGGCAGGGGCATTTTCTCGATTATCGCAACTCAGGCGATACAGCGGGCCCCCGCGATCAGGTCGTGGGCTATGGGGCCTACAGTTTTACGGCCCCGGTTCAGAATTAG